One Gloeobacter morelensis MG652769 DNA window includes the following coding sequences:
- a CDS encoding type I polyketide synthase — MRTNRQPKRGDPTMGEQSNGLEIAIIGMAGRFPGAADIEAFWGNLCAGAESIRTLEAQELEAAGVDPALLANPDYVRARGVLEGADLFDAGFFDFSPREAEITDPQQRLFLECAWEALEDAGCIPGVYRGAVGVYAGAGLGTYLLHLHANRQALAGVDPFQVFIGNDKDFLATRVSYKLNLEGPSLAVQTACSTSLVAVHLACQGLLSGECDAAIAGGVAVRWPQEMGALYREGGIVSPDGRCRAFDAAARGTVGGNGVGAVVLKRLEDALAEGDPIRAVIKGSAINNDGAAKVSYTAPRIDGQQQVIRAALRMAEVEAETITYVEAHGTGTPLGDPIEIAALAEAFGAAHRDRRCSCALGSVKTNIGHLDAAAGIAGLIKTVLALQHRQIPPSLHFEQPNPQIDFAGNCFYVNTALAPWLSDGLPRRAGVSSFGIGGTNAHVILEEAPAPVPGDPPTWDHQLLVVSAKTPSALEAATAGLAEYVERHPDVPLADVAHTLRVGRKAFAWRRMLVCEHREALLQALNDPEQRPAPTHLREGGERPVAFLLPGQGVQYVDMGRTLYRTQPLFRQQVDRCATLLVPHLGLDLRTVLYPDPPGAERPDLEQTWLAQPALFVVEYALAQLWIAWGVRPQALIGHSIGEYVAACLAGVWSLADALALVAVRGRLMQQLPPGAMLAVSLSPEALAELMGDGLALAAVNAPDLCTVSGSLAAVAQLQQQLQDNGTACRRLKTSHAFHSQMMDPILAMFASQVRRIPMHPPEIPFISNLTGRWIDAAEATDPDYWARHLRQPVLLAAGLAELCRRPEGLLLEVGPGRTLCSLAARIASDWPALPSLPHTQQPQAEEVSMLSALGRLWLHGARVDWSGFIADEQRQRLALPTYPFERQRYRIEPSAAAPARPAAVHIAKRPTIDGWFYLPAWRRTALPNRSQPASERRCWLLALDEAGVGAQLAERLLQQGQEVITVAAGTRFAQLGGGAFTLDPRRPEHYDALLMQLRAAGHTPQALVHLWMLAPQASTWQQAQDLGFYSLLHLAKALSRQQITSALSLAVVTTGACDVTGNEPLAPEQATILGPCKVLPQEYLNLTCRHIDVVLPEAASRPARTLVDQLLAELAAPPPGASVAYRGPHRWVQDYEPMPAIADNPVRLRRGGVYWITGGLGGIGLILADYLARQAQARLVLTGRTGLPERESWERWLADHGEHDATSRKIRQVQNLEQAGAEVLVLQADVADTGQMQKVLEQIDAQYGALHGVVHAAGILAEGAFRAVQEIDIAECERHFRAKVHGLCVLDELLRGRELDFRVLLSSLASVLGGLGYVAYTAANCFMDAFAHRSCRTDALPWLSVNWDAWQLGRPASTALGATLGQLALSPGEGVQAFERLLNSTVAQVVVSTGDLQARIDQWLRPTGLQPATAIPQQLHPRPTLTNPFVEPRNDLERTICVLWQQLLGVERIGVLDDFFELGGHSLLATQLLSRLRADFQVELPLRELFEAPTVTRLAELIAQHPGGGRPMDVAAIPKANRRPEGQDVAQLAQLSEDQIDTLLHTMLAES, encoded by the coding sequence ATGCGCACGAACAGACAACCGAAGCGCGGGGATCCGACGATGGGTGAGCAAAGCAATGGGCTGGAAATTGCCATCATCGGGATGGCCGGGCGCTTTCCGGGAGCTGCCGACATCGAGGCGTTCTGGGGCAATCTGTGCGCCGGGGCCGAATCGATCCGAACGCTCGAAGCGCAGGAGTTGGAGGCGGCCGGGGTCGATCCGGCGCTGCTGGCCAATCCGGACTACGTGCGGGCCAGGGGGGTGCTCGAAGGGGCGGATCTGTTCGATGCCGGCTTTTTTGACTTTTCGCCCCGCGAAGCGGAGATCACTGACCCGCAGCAGCGCCTCTTTCTGGAGTGCGCCTGGGAAGCGCTGGAGGACGCCGGTTGCATTCCCGGGGTGTACCGCGGCGCTGTCGGCGTCTACGCCGGGGCGGGCCTGGGCACCTATCTGCTGCATCTGCACGCAAATCGCCAGGCCCTGGCCGGGGTCGATCCGTTCCAGGTGTTTATCGGCAACGACAAGGATTTTCTGGCCACCCGCGTATCCTACAAGCTGAACCTGGAAGGACCGAGCCTCGCTGTGCAGACCGCCTGCTCGACGTCGCTGGTGGCGGTGCACCTGGCCTGCCAGGGACTGCTCAGCGGCGAGTGCGACGCGGCGATCGCGGGCGGTGTCGCTGTGCGCTGGCCTCAGGAGATGGGGGCGCTGTACCGGGAGGGTGGCATTGTTTCCCCGGACGGCCGTTGCCGCGCTTTCGACGCCGCGGCCCGGGGTACCGTGGGCGGCAACGGCGTGGGCGCCGTGGTGCTCAAGCGCCTGGAAGATGCCCTGGCCGAGGGCGATCCGATCCGGGCGGTTATCAAGGGCTCCGCCATCAACAACGACGGTGCCGCCAAGGTCAGCTACACGGCGCCCCGCATCGACGGTCAGCAGCAGGTGATCCGCGCCGCGCTGCGCATGGCCGAGGTCGAGGCCGAGACGATCACCTACGTCGAAGCCCACGGCACCGGCACCCCCCTGGGCGATCCGATCGAGATCGCCGCCCTCGCCGAAGCCTTCGGCGCCGCGCACCGGGATCGGCGGTGCTCCTGCGCCCTCGGCTCGGTGAAAACCAATATTGGTCACCTGGACGCAGCCGCGGGGATCGCCGGCCTCATCAAAACGGTCCTGGCGCTGCAGCACCGCCAGATCCCGCCCAGCCTGCATTTCGAGCAGCCCAACCCACAGATCGACTTTGCAGGCAATTGCTTTTACGTCAATACCGCCCTGGCGCCGTGGCTGAGTGACGGCCTGCCGCGGCGGGCGGGGGTGAGCTCGTTTGGTATCGGCGGCACCAACGCCCACGTCATCCTCGAGGAAGCGCCCGCCCCGGTGCCCGGCGATCCTCCCACTTGGGACCACCAACTGCTGGTGGTCTCGGCAAAGACACCCTCGGCGCTGGAGGCGGCGACGGCAGGACTGGCCGAGTATGTCGAGCGTCACCCGGACGTTCCCCTGGCCGATGTCGCCCACACGCTGCGGGTGGGCCGCAAAGCGTTCGCCTGGCGGCGGATGCTGGTCTGCGAGCATCGCGAGGCGCTGTTGCAGGCGCTGAACGACCCGGAGCAACGCCCCGCACCGACGCATCTGCGCGAGGGCGGCGAACGGCCGGTCGCCTTTCTGTTGCCGGGGCAGGGGGTCCAGTACGTGGACATGGGCCGCACCCTCTACCGGACACAGCCCCTCTTCCGGCAGCAAGTCGATCGCTGCGCCACCCTGTTGGTGCCGCATCTGGGGTTGGACCTGCGCACGGTGCTCTACCCGGACCCTCCCGGTGCCGAGCGGCCCGATCTCGAACAGACCTGGCTGGCACAGCCGGCCCTGTTCGTTGTCGAGTACGCCTTGGCTCAACTGTGGATAGCCTGGGGAGTGCGCCCCCAGGCGCTGATCGGCCATAGCATCGGCGAATATGTGGCCGCCTGCCTGGCAGGGGTCTGGTCTTTGGCGGACGCGCTGGCGCTGGTGGCGGTGCGGGGCCGGCTGATGCAGCAGTTGCCGCCCGGGGCAATGCTGGCCGTCTCGCTGTCGCCTGAGGCACTTGCCGAACTGATGGGCGATGGGTTGGCGCTCGCGGCGGTGAACGCGCCGGATCTGTGCACCGTGTCCGGTTCCCTTGCAGCCGTTGCGCAGTTGCAGCAGCAGCTGCAGGACAATGGGACGGCCTGTCGGCGGCTCAAGACTTCCCACGCTTTCCATTCGCAAATGATGGATCCGATTTTGGCGATGTTTGCCTCCCAGGTGCGCCGGATCCCAATGCACCCGCCTGAGATTCCATTCATCTCCAACCTGACCGGCCGCTGGATCGACGCAGCCGAAGCCACCGACCCCGACTACTGGGCTCGACATCTGCGGCAGCCGGTTTTGTTAGCCGCCGGGTTGGCCGAACTGTGTCGCCGTCCGGAGGGGTTGCTGCTGGAAGTGGGACCGGGACGTACGCTCTGTTCGCTGGCCGCCCGGATTGCAAGCGATTGGCCGGCGCTGCCTTCTTTACCCCATACGCAACAGCCGCAGGCGGAAGAAGTCTCGATGCTCAGTGCCCTGGGTCGGCTGTGGCTGCACGGCGCCCGGGTGGACTGGTCAGGCTTCATCGCCGATGAACAACGGCAGCGACTGGCACTGCCGACCTACCCTTTTGAGCGGCAGCGCTACCGCATCGAGCCTTCGGCAGCGGCACCGGCCCGGCCGGCCGCCGTTCACATTGCCAAGCGGCCGACCATAGACGGCTGGTTCTACCTACCTGCTTGGCGGCGGACCGCACTGCCGAATCGGTCGCAACCGGCGAGCGAACGGCGCTGCTGGCTGTTGGCGCTCGATGAGGCCGGTGTGGGCGCCCAACTGGCCGAACGGTTACTCCAGCAGGGTCAGGAGGTGATTACCGTAGCGGCGGGCACGCGGTTCGCCCAGCTGGGTGGCGGCGCTTTTACTCTCGATCCGCGCCGGCCTGAGCACTACGACGCGCTGCTGATGCAGCTGCGCGCCGCCGGGCACACCCCCCAGGCTCTGGTGCACCTGTGGATGCTCGCGCCGCAGGCGTCTACCTGGCAGCAGGCGCAGGATCTGGGGTTTTACAGTTTGCTGCACCTGGCCAAGGCCCTGAGCCGACAACAGATCACCTCGGCGCTGTCGCTGGCAGTGGTGACCACCGGCGCCTGCGATGTGACGGGCAACGAGCCTTTGGCTCCTGAGCAGGCAACGATCCTGGGCCCCTGCAAAGTGCTCCCGCAGGAGTATCTGAACTTGACCTGCCGCCACATCGATGTGGTGCTGCCGGAGGCAGCCTCCCGCCCGGCGCGGACCCTGGTCGATCAACTGCTTGCGGAACTGGCCGCGCCGCCGCCCGGTGCAAGCGTGGCCTACCGGGGTCCGCATCGCTGGGTGCAAGATTACGAACCGATGCCGGCGATTGCCGACAATCCGGTGCGCCTGCGCCGCGGTGGGGTGTACTGGATCACCGGCGGACTGGGAGGGATCGGGCTGATTTTGGCCGACTATCTAGCCCGTCAGGCCCAGGCCCGTCTGGTGTTGACGGGGCGCACCGGGCTGCCGGAGCGCGAAAGCTGGGAGCGCTGGCTTGCCGACCACGGCGAACACGACGCCACCAGCCGCAAGATCCGGCAGGTTCAGAACCTGGAGCAGGCGGGTGCCGAGGTGCTGGTGCTGCAGGCCGATGTGGCCGATACCGGTCAGATGCAAAAAGTTCTGGAGCAGATCGATGCGCAGTACGGCGCTTTGCACGGGGTCGTCCACGCCGCCGGCATCCTGGCAGAAGGGGCATTTCGGGCCGTGCAGGAAATCGACATTGCCGAGTGCGAACGCCACTTTCGGGCAAAAGTGCACGGACTGTGTGTCCTGGATGAGCTGTTGCGCGGCAGAGAACTGGATTTTCGCGTGCTGCTGTCCTCGCTGGCTTCGGTGCTGGGGGGATTGGGCTACGTCGCCTACACCGCGGCCAACTGCTTTATGGACGCTTTTGCCCACCGCAGCTGCCGCACGGATGCACTTCCCTGGCTAAGCGTCAACTGGGACGCGTGGCAACTGGGAAGACCTGCAAGCACCGCCCTGGGAGCGACCCTCGGGCAGCTGGCCCTCAGCCCGGGCGAGGGTGTCCAGGCTTTCGAGCGCCTGCTGAACTCTACGGTGGCCCAGGTCGTCGTCTCGACCGGCGATCTGCAGGCCCGCATCGATCAGTGGCTGCGACCGACTGGCTTGCAACCGGCCACGGCCATCCCCCAACAGCTGCACCCGAGGCCGACCCTTACCAATCCTTTCGTTGAGCCGCGCAACGACCTCGAGCGCACGATTTGTGTCCTCTGGCAGCAGTTGCTGGGCGTAGAGCGCATCGGCGTGCTCGACGACTTTTTTGAACTGGGAGGACACTCGCTACTGGCCACACAGCTGCTCTCGCGCCTGCGGGCGGACTTTCAAGTCGAATTACCTCTACGTGAACTTTTTGAAGCGCCCACGGTGACCCGGCTGGCCGAGCTGATTGCTCAACACCCTGGCGGCGGACGGCCCATGGACGTCGCTGCGATTCCTAAGGCCAATCGCCGGCCGGAGGGGCAGGATGTTGCCCAGCTGGCGCAACTGTCGGAGGACCAAATCGACACGCTGTTGCACACCATGCTGGCGGAAAGCTGA
- a CDS encoding thioesterase II family protein — protein sequence MAVSSKWVVFPRPNPRARLRLFCFPYAGGAAHVFRNWPSRLPESLEVGALELPGHGGRLAEAPFTELPPLVRAAAAALAPYQDRPVALFGHSMGALIAFELARMLKREHNLAPVHLFVSARRAPQMATDADAVQLHRLPAQELIERLRRLNGTPRAALADAELMELLLPTLRADFAVCETYRYTSETLLPCPITVFGGLQDPEVSLSELEGWREQTKAAFARYLLPGDHFFLHTSQILLLQALQQQLHEAGL from the coding sequence ATGGCCGTTTCCAGCAAATGGGTCGTCTTTCCCAGGCCGAATCCCCGGGCTCGGCTGCGGTTATTTTGCTTTCCGTATGCCGGCGGGGCAGCCCACGTTTTTCGCAACTGGCCCAGTCGCCTGCCGGAGAGCCTGGAAGTCGGCGCCCTCGAATTGCCCGGCCACGGTGGCCGTTTGGCGGAAGCCCCATTTACGGAGTTGCCCCCTCTCGTTCGCGCCGCCGCGGCGGCGCTGGCCCCATACCAGGATCGGCCCGTCGCTCTGTTCGGCCACAGCATGGGAGCACTGATCGCTTTTGAGCTTGCCCGGATGCTCAAGCGCGAGCACAACCTCGCCCCGGTGCACCTTTTCGTCTCTGCCCGCCGCGCTCCCCAGATGGCGACGGACGCGGATGCGGTCCAACTGCATCGGTTGCCCGCCCAGGAACTGATCGAAAGACTGCGCCGTCTCAACGGCACACCCAGGGCCGCCTTGGCCGACGCCGAGTTGATGGAGTTGTTATTGCCGACTTTGCGGGCCGATTTCGCTGTGTGCGAGACGTATCGCTACACGAGTGAGACCCTGCTACCGTGCCCGATCACGGTCTTCGGCGGCCTGCAAGATCCTGAAGTCAGCCTCAGTGAACTGGAAGGTTGGCGGGAGCAGACGAAGGCAGCCTTTGCGCGCTACCTGCTTCCAGGCGACCACTTTTTTTTGCACACCTCCCAGATACTTCTGCTGCAAGCGCTTCAGCAGCAACTGCACGAGGCGGGGCTTTGA